A genomic segment from Propionibacteriaceae bacterium ZF39 encodes:
- a CDS encoding DUF262 domain-containing protein, whose amino-acid sequence MDTDLKKYTVAEVTKGFVYNELEGKGLFGLDGGLVIQPEFQRHYLYADAGGKKEQAVIDSLLKGYPLGLLYFVDTGAVDRPRLEVLDGQQRITSIGRFVTGKFAIIRNSKEQTFSSLAKEDRDKILDSELLVYVCSGTEPEIKEWFETINLVGIPLNQQEIDNAIYSGPFVTAAKAVFSNSQNALQQKWAHFVKGDPKRQDVLKTALGWVSSSKGKTIQGYMAAHRHDKGIGELEAYFTSVIDWVDSVFIAPPDPAMRGLPWGDLYEKHKGTAYQADKIDERLQELLEDPAVGDRKGIYPYLLGGEKDPQLLNVRLFDKATKAAAYKQQTDAAKAAGVSNCPICANGHESKKAQIYALKEMEADHVTAWSKGGSSDLANCEMLCITHNRSKGNR is encoded by the coding sequence ATGGACACCGACCTCAAGAAGTACACGGTGGCCGAGGTCACCAAGGGGTTCGTCTACAACGAGCTGGAGGGCAAGGGCCTGTTCGGCCTCGACGGCGGTCTGGTCATCCAGCCCGAGTTCCAGCGGCACTACCTGTACGCCGACGCGGGCGGCAAGAAGGAGCAGGCCGTCATCGACTCGCTGCTCAAGGGCTACCCGCTCGGGCTGCTCTACTTCGTCGACACCGGCGCGGTCGACAGGCCGCGCCTGGAGGTGCTCGACGGCCAGCAGCGCATCACCTCGATCGGCCGGTTCGTGACCGGCAAGTTCGCCATCATCCGCAACAGCAAGGAGCAGACGTTCTCCTCGCTCGCCAAGGAGGACCGCGACAAGATCCTCGACTCCGAGCTGCTCGTCTACGTGTGCTCCGGCACCGAGCCCGAGATCAAGGAGTGGTTCGAGACCATCAACCTCGTCGGCATCCCGCTGAACCAGCAGGAGATCGACAACGCGATCTACTCCGGCCCGTTCGTGACCGCGGCCAAGGCGGTGTTCTCGAACTCCCAGAACGCCCTCCAGCAGAAGTGGGCGCACTTCGTGAAGGGCGACCCCAAGCGCCAGGACGTGCTCAAGACCGCGCTGGGCTGGGTGTCCTCCTCGAAGGGCAAGACCATCCAGGGCTACATGGCCGCCCACCGCCACGACAAGGGCATCGGCGAGCTGGAGGCCTACTTCACCAGCGTGATCGACTGGGTCGACTCGGTGTTCATCGCCCCTCCGGACCCGGCCATGCGCGGCCTGCCGTGGGGCGACCTGTACGAGAAGCACAAGGGCACCGCCTACCAGGCCGACAAGATCGACGAGAGGCTGCAGGAGCTGCTGGAGGACCCGGCCGTCGGCGACCGCAAGGGGATCTACCCCTACCTGCTCGGCGGCGAGAAGGACCCCCAGCTGCTCAACGTGCGGCTGTTCGACAAGGCGACCAAGGCCGCCGCCTACAAGCAGCAGACCGACGCCGCCAAGGCCGCCGGGGTGTCGAACTGCCCGATCTGCGCCAACGGCCACGAGTCGAAGAAGGCCCAGATCTACGCGCTGAAGGAGATGGAGGCCGACCACGTGACCGCCTGGTCCAAGGGCGGCTCAAGCGACCTGGCCAACTGCGAGATGCTCTGCATCACCCACAACCGCAGCAAGGGCAACCGCTAG
- a CDS encoding antirestriction protein ArdA yields the protein MTATATDETPKAWIGCLHCYNSGHLVGDWFDAVGADEVTLTDVHRGSGRGWAACEELWVLDHEYIPASGEMSPLEAAEWGRALTEVDAHLRPALRSWVRSGSYVAEGRGDLPSIPDFLERFCGHWPSFKDYAEQMADDVGLHQGWPEEAVRYFNWSSWVADQQHDYTVEDAPAPDYGVFVFRNL from the coding sequence ATGACCGCCACCGCCACCGACGAGACGCCCAAGGCCTGGATCGGGTGCCTGCACTGCTACAACTCCGGCCACCTGGTCGGCGACTGGTTCGACGCCGTCGGAGCCGACGAGGTCACCCTCACCGACGTCCACCGTGGCTCTGGGAGGGGCTGGGCGGCCTGCGAGGAGCTGTGGGTGCTCGACCACGAGTACATCCCCGCCTCGGGCGAGATGAGCCCCCTGGAGGCCGCCGAGTGGGGCCGGGCGCTCACCGAGGTGGACGCCCACCTGAGGCCCGCGCTCCGCTCGTGGGTCCGGTCCGGCTCCTACGTCGCCGAGGGTCGGGGCGACCTGCCCTCCATCCCGGACTTCCTCGAGCGGTTCTGCGGGCACTGGCCCAGCTTCAAGGACTACGCCGAGCAGATGGCCGACGACGTCGGGCTCCACCAGGGCTGGCCCGAGGAGGCCGTGCGCTACTTCAACTGGTCGTCGTGGGTGGCCGACCAGCAACACGACTACACCGTCGAGGATGCGCCCGCGCCCGACTACGGGGTGTTCGTCTTCCGAAACCTGTGA
- a CDS encoding adenine-specific methyltransferase EcoRI family protein produces MANRNLNAAKAAKRDEFYTQWVDIEREMNAYLEFDPDVFRGKTILLPCDDPEWSNFTKFFALHFADFGLKKLISTSYAPNSNAGAAFYTPTLFETEADGYDEAKSLERGRVFTLTPDDISGDGRVDIDDLKWEYLEGDGDFRSAEVTALRDEADMVITNPPFSLARPFIAWLVEGGVQFSIIGGKNAATYKEIFPLIRDNQMWLGKGFARGDAYFRVPDEAKTDYAQGVYDASTQLVHFRNISWYTNIEHGRRHEPLYLMTMADNLKYNKKLLKKLDGASDYFNYDNYEAIEVPYLDAIPSDHLGVMGVPITFLDKYNPDQFEIVGTNRYTIPHGMSQKFVDDYYASGQKGQISEGHPDLCYYDFHGRPVVTYDRILIRHRNPEPKKG; encoded by the coding sequence ATGGCGAACAGGAACCTGAACGCAGCGAAGGCTGCAAAGCGAGATGAGTTCTACACCCAGTGGGTAGACATCGAGCGGGAGATGAACGCCTACCTGGAGTTTGACCCCGACGTCTTCCGGGGCAAGACGATCCTCCTGCCCTGCGACGACCCCGAGTGGAGCAACTTCACCAAGTTCTTCGCCCTCCACTTCGCCGACTTCGGCCTGAAGAAGCTCATCTCGACCTCCTACGCGCCCAACAGCAACGCCGGAGCAGCCTTCTACACCCCGACGCTGTTCGAGACCGAGGCCGACGGCTACGACGAGGCCAAGTCCCTTGAGCGAGGTCGCGTGTTCACCCTCACGCCCGACGACATCTCCGGCGACGGCAGGGTGGACATCGACGACCTCAAGTGGGAGTACCTCGAAGGCGACGGCGACTTCCGCTCCGCCGAGGTGACCGCCCTGCGCGACGAGGCGGACATGGTCATCACGAACCCACCGTTTTCTCTAGCTCGGCCCTTCATCGCATGGCTGGTCGAGGGGGGAGTCCAGTTCTCGATCATCGGTGGCAAGAACGCCGCGACCTACAAGGAGATCTTCCCCCTCATCCGCGACAACCAGATGTGGCTGGGCAAGGGGTTCGCCCGAGGTGACGCCTACTTCCGGGTCCCGGACGAAGCCAAGACGGACTATGCGCAGGGCGTCTACGACGCCAGTACCCAGCTCGTGCACTTCCGCAACATCTCGTGGTACACCAACATCGAACACGGACGCCGCCATGAGCCCCTGTATCTCATGACGATGGCCGACAACCTCAAGTACAACAAGAAGCTGCTCAAGAAGCTTGACGGGGCCTCTGACTACTTCAACTACGACAACTATGAGGCCATCGAGGTCCCGTACCTCGACGCGATCCCTTCTGATCACCTGGGCGTGATGGGTGTCCCGATCACCTTCCTGGACAAGTACAACCCCGACCAGTTCGAGATCGTCGGCACGAACCGCTACACCATCCCCCACGGGATGTCGCAGAAGTTCGTCGACGACTACTACGCCTCGGGTCAGAAGGGCCAGATCAGCGAAGGCCACCCGGACCTCTGCTACTACGATTTCCACGGCCGCCCCGTCGTGACCTACGACCGCATCCTCATCCGCCACCGCAACCCCGAGCCGAAGAAGGGCTGA
- a CDS encoding hemerythrin domain-containing protein codes for MDITEIILNQHDQQRRLFAQIEEWPKDDTEGLSALWQRLAIFLETHAEGEERYFYPHLLKKGEGAADADDGTVQGEVEDAVKDHNKIRDAVRRAEEATVGSDEWWQAVTDADVANSDHMGEEERQDLRDFRANASLEQRHEIAVQFLRFEALTAARGITPVDKDADRYVDDPKEELRRTEG; via the coding sequence GTGGACATCACCGAGATCATCCTCAACCAGCACGACCAGCAGCGTCGGCTCTTCGCGCAGATCGAGGAGTGGCCGAAGGACGACACCGAAGGACTGAGCGCGCTGTGGCAGCGCCTCGCGATCTTTCTCGAGACGCACGCCGAGGGTGAGGAGCGCTACTTCTACCCGCATCTGCTCAAGAAGGGCGAGGGTGCAGCGGACGCGGACGACGGCACTGTCCAGGGTGAGGTCGAGGACGCGGTCAAGGACCACAACAAGATCCGGGACGCGGTGCGTCGGGCCGAGGAGGCCACGGTGGGGTCGGACGAGTGGTGGCAGGCCGTCACCGACGCCGACGTCGCGAACTCCGACCACATGGGCGAGGAGGAGCGCCAGGACCTCCGTGACTTCCGGGCCAACGCGAGTCTTGAGCAGCGCCACGAGATCGCCGTGCAGTTCCTTCGCTTCGAGGCGCTCACCGCAGCCCGCGGGATCACGCCGGTGGACAAGGACGCGGACCGGTACGTCGATGACCCCAAGGAGGAGCTGCGTCGCACCGAGGGGTGA
- a CDS encoding plasmid recombination protein: protein MGDATLGWSTSARWERRTASEAKALHKHEARDLENPGRGHSNPDIDLARVGDNKVYVTNDDGELVESTAPGDWARAIDRNLSRVKGARYDPVEQQWYDSITRKGKASERKRRADRTEVIDAVLQLDPKFTGPIVAGHYPVRDDNGHVLLDADGNEVTEWHDAMTPEKREECERLLMTMVETFGGKVGRHNIVGVAIQWDETYPHAHMQMTPVDEKGRLDWKSFIDGPVATSRFHDVIRLNLQAEGYDATMERISDGQKHLGQEKFKARRDEERRTRQQTAAAEAKAAALVSVAAKDGARALEDRRAARDDRAAAKADRAEAKAQLAEVVELRRTAKAQGHREGYADGRREAEDEVAETLRLAAQQRAEAARQADANRRAAEATQQALRDVQEERDAVKAIREDLERFFKRLGGFLKKHGVPISAWTEYNKRLDAARDHAQAAAAEPDRSPAVGHDRER, encoded by the coding sequence ATGGGAGACGCGACGTTGGGATGGTCGACGAGTGCGCGGTGGGAGCGTCGAACGGCCTCTGAGGCCAAGGCGCTCCATAAGCACGAGGCTCGCGACCTGGAGAATCCAGGGCGCGGCCACTCGAACCCGGACATCGACCTCGCCCGGGTCGGCGACAACAAGGTCTACGTCACCAACGATGACGGCGAGCTGGTGGAGTCGACGGCCCCGGGCGACTGGGCGCGCGCGATCGACCGGAACCTGTCTCGGGTGAAGGGCGCGCGCTACGACCCGGTCGAGCAGCAGTGGTACGACTCGATCACGCGCAAGGGGAAGGCCTCCGAGCGTAAGAGGCGGGCCGACCGCACCGAGGTGATCGACGCCGTGCTCCAGCTCGACCCGAAGTTCACCGGGCCGATCGTCGCTGGTCACTACCCGGTGCGCGACGACAACGGCCACGTGCTGCTCGACGCTGACGGGAACGAGGTCACCGAGTGGCACGACGCCATGACCCCGGAGAAGCGGGAGGAGTGCGAGCGGCTGCTCATGACGATGGTCGAGACCTTTGGCGGCAAGGTCGGGCGGCACAACATCGTCGGGGTCGCCATCCAGTGGGACGAGACCTACCCACACGCCCACATGCAGATGACGCCGGTCGACGAGAAGGGCAGGCTCGACTGGAAGAGCTTCATCGACGGGCCGGTGGCGACGTCGAGGTTTCACGACGTGATCCGGCTCAACCTCCAGGCCGAGGGTTACGACGCCACCATGGAGCGGATCTCCGACGGGCAGAAGCACCTCGGGCAGGAGAAGTTCAAGGCCCGCCGCGACGAGGAGCGCCGGACCCGCCAGCAGACGGCCGCGGCTGAGGCCAAGGCCGCGGCCCTGGTCTCGGTCGCTGCGAAGGACGGGGCGCGGGCCCTGGAGGACCGTCGGGCGGCCAGGGACGACCGGGCGGCTGCCAAGGCCGATCGAGCCGAGGCCAAGGCACAGCTGGCCGAGGTCGTCGAGCTGCGGCGCACGGCGAAGGCCCAGGGGCACCGGGAGGGCTACGCCGATGGCAGGCGCGAGGCCGAGGACGAGGTGGCCGAGACGCTGCGCCTGGCCGCCCAGCAGCGCGCCGAGGCGGCACGACAGGCCGACGCCAACCGTCGGGCCGCAGAGGCGACCCAACAGGCCCTTCGAGACGTTCAAGAGGAGCGCGACGCGGTCAAGGCGATCCGCGAGGACCTGGAGCGGTTCTTCAAGCGCCTTGGGGGCTTCCTCAAGAAGCACGGTGTGCCGATCTCTGCGTGGACGGAGTACAACAAGCGACTGGACGCCGCGCGCGATCATGCGCAGGCGGCTGCGGCCGAGCCCGACCGCTCCCCCGCCGTCGGCCACGACCGCGAGCGCTGA
- a CDS encoding M18 family aminopeptidase: protein MPHAEAPSHVADFAAFIQASPSSYHAAAEVARLLAEAGWTEQDETADWDASPGGHYLIRDGAIMAWWVPANAGVGSGFRIVGSHTDSPGFKLKPDPTYGAAGWQQVGVEIYGGPLLGSWTDRELGIAGRVVTPKGEQILVSTDAVMRIPQLAIHLNRSVNEEGLKLDRQAHLQPIFSVRRPDLRVLDLVMSFVEHDDGGELTADDVAGHDLFAFDTARPKLFGADDEFLACTKIDNLSSVHSSVIALLNVDDTDGHIAVMAAFDHEEVGSNSRSGACGPLLEDVLWRTANALGATDEQYHQMLQRSSCISADAGHAVHPNYVGSHDPVNRPLINEGPLLKINANQRYASDAVGETLWRRACAVAGVPTQTFVSNNAIPCGSTIGPLTATRMGITTVDVGVPVLGMHSAREMCGVDDLYHLTRALLAYWSGA from the coding sequence ATGCCCCATGCCGAAGCTCCCAGTCACGTCGCAGACTTCGCCGCGTTCATCCAGGCGTCGCCCAGCTCGTACCACGCGGCCGCCGAGGTCGCGCGCTTGCTGGCCGAGGCAGGCTGGACCGAGCAGGACGAGACGGCGGACTGGGACGCGAGCCCGGGTGGGCACTACCTGATTCGTGATGGCGCGATCATGGCCTGGTGGGTGCCCGCGAACGCGGGCGTGGGTTCCGGATTCCGCATCGTCGGCTCCCACACCGATTCGCCCGGGTTCAAGCTCAAGCCCGACCCCACCTATGGAGCCGCGGGCTGGCAACAGGTCGGCGTGGAGATCTATGGCGGGCCGCTGCTCGGTTCGTGGACCGATCGTGAGCTCGGCATCGCCGGCCGGGTGGTCACCCCCAAGGGTGAGCAGATCCTGGTCTCGACCGACGCTGTGATGCGCATTCCGCAGCTCGCGATCCACCTCAATCGCAGCGTCAATGAGGAGGGCCTCAAGCTCGATCGTCAGGCGCACCTACAGCCGATCTTTTCCGTACGCCGGCCCGACCTGCGCGTCCTCGATCTCGTGATGTCGTTCGTCGAGCACGACGATGGAGGAGAGTTGACGGCCGACGACGTGGCCGGTCATGACCTGTTCGCGTTCGACACCGCCCGGCCGAAGCTGTTCGGCGCCGACGACGAATTCCTGGCCTGCACCAAGATCGACAACCTCAGCTCGGTCCACTCGTCCGTGATCGCGCTGCTCAACGTCGATGACACCGATGGCCACATCGCGGTCATGGCGGCGTTCGACCATGAGGAGGTCGGGTCCAACTCGAGGTCCGGGGCGTGCGGGCCGCTGCTGGAGGACGTCCTGTGGCGCACGGCCAATGCGCTCGGCGCGACCGACGAGCAATATCACCAGATGCTGCAGCGTTCGTCGTGCATCTCCGCCGATGCCGGGCATGCGGTCCATCCCAACTATGTCGGCTCGCACGACCCGGTCAATCGCCCGCTGATCAACGAGGGTCCGTTGCTCAAGATCAACGCGAATCAGCGCTATGCGTCCGATGCCGTGGGCGAGACGTTGTGGCGACGCGCGTGTGCCGTGGCCGGCGTACCCACCCAGACCTTCGTCTCCAACAACGCCATCCCGTGCGGCTCGACGATCGGGCCCTTGACTGCGACCCGAATGGGCATCACGACCGTCGACGTGGGCGTACCCGTCCTCGGCATGCACTCCGCTCGCGAAATGTGCGGTGTCGACGATCTCTATCACCTGACCCGCGCGCTCCTGGCGTACTGGTCCGGCGCCTAG
- the ychF gene encoding redox-regulated ATPase YchF, translating into MALTIGIVGLPNAGKSTLFNALTRNDVLAANYPFATIEPNVGVVGVPEPRLEKLAEIYGSAQQLPATVSFVDIAGIVKGASQGEGMGNAFLANIREADAICQVTRVFRDPDVTHVDGEVNPANDIDTITTELMLADIQTLEKAIPRMEKEARIRKESQPKLAAWQEALETLNGGKGVYAAGLDLEHLRELFLLTAKPFIYVFNCDTDELADEDLKAKMREVVAPAEAIFLDAKIEAELAEMEPDEAREFLAEMGIDEPGLDVLARVGYDTLGLQSYLTAGPKEARAWTIKKGATAPEAAGVIHTDFQKGFIKAQVVSFDDLVAAGSEQAAKAAGKVRLEGKDYVMADGDVVEFRTGLTSKK; encoded by the coding sequence GTGGCACTCACCATCGGAATCGTCGGCCTCCCCAACGCCGGCAAGTCGACCCTGTTCAACGCACTGACCCGCAACGACGTGCTCGCGGCGAACTATCCGTTCGCAACGATCGAGCCGAACGTCGGTGTCGTCGGCGTACCCGAGCCGCGACTGGAGAAGCTCGCCGAGATCTATGGCTCGGCGCAGCAGCTGCCGGCGACCGTGTCCTTCGTCGACATCGCGGGCATCGTGAAGGGCGCGTCGCAGGGTGAGGGCATGGGCAATGCCTTCCTCGCCAACATCCGCGAGGCCGATGCGATCTGCCAGGTCACGCGCGTCTTCCGCGACCCCGATGTGACCCACGTCGACGGCGAGGTGAACCCCGCCAACGACATCGACACGATCACCACCGAGCTGATGCTCGCCGACATCCAGACCCTGGAGAAGGCGATCCCGCGCATGGAGAAGGAAGCGCGGATTCGCAAGGAATCCCAGCCCAAGCTTGCCGCCTGGCAGGAGGCGCTGGAGACGCTGAATGGTGGCAAGGGTGTGTACGCCGCAGGGCTCGATCTCGAGCACCTGCGCGAGCTGTTCCTCCTGACCGCGAAGCCGTTCATCTATGTGTTCAACTGCGACACCGATGAGCTGGCCGATGAGGACCTGAAGGCGAAGATGCGCGAGGTCGTCGCGCCCGCCGAGGCCATCTTCCTGGACGCCAAGATCGAGGCCGAGCTAGCCGAGATGGAGCCGGACGAGGCGCGGGAGTTCCTGGCCGAGATGGGCATCGACGAACCGGGCTTGGATGTCCTGGCGCGCGTGGGCTATGACACGTTGGGGCTGCAGTCCTACCTGACTGCGGGGCCCAAGGAGGCTCGCGCCTGGACGATCAAGAAGGGCGCGACCGCCCCCGAGGCCGCCGGTGTGATCCACACCGACTTCCAGAAGGGCTTCATCAAGGCCCAGGTCGTGTCGTTCGACGACCTCGTCGCCGCCGGGTCCGAGCAGGCTGCCAAGGCGGCAGGAAAGGTACGCCTCGAGGGCAAGGACTATGTCATGGCCGATGGGGACGTCGTCGAGTTCAGGACAGGACTAACGTCTAAGAAGTAG
- a CDS encoding toll/interleukin-1 receptor domain-containing protein codes for MLPDRYDLFLCHAWDDRRETAKELHDALEAIDVSVWFSEKNVVLGTPLMREIDRGLAKSRAGLVLVTPSFVKRLKAAGVADKELSALLARDLLVPVVHGITYEELRDESPLLASRSGLDTAEDSIEEIAVKISELVSTDAFDGSSA; via the coding sequence GTGCTGCCGGACCGCTACGACCTGTTCCTGTGCCACGCCTGGGACGACCGCCGGGAGACCGCGAAGGAACTGCACGACGCGCTCGAAGCGATCGACGTCTCGGTCTGGTTCAGCGAGAAGAACGTGGTCCTGGGTACACCGCTCATGCGCGAGATCGACCGAGGCCTGGCGAAGTCGCGCGCCGGCCTGGTGCTGGTCACGCCCTCGTTCGTGAAGCGGCTGAAGGCGGCCGGGGTCGCCGACAAGGAGCTGTCGGCGCTGCTGGCCCGTGACCTGCTGGTGCCGGTCGTCCACGGCATCACCTACGAGGAGCTGCGGGACGAGAGCCCGCTGCTGGCCTCGCGCAGCGGCCTGGACACGGCGGAGGACTCGATCGAGGAGATCGCGGTGAAGATCAGCGAGCTGGTCTCGACCGACGCCTTCGACGGGAGCAGCGCCTAG
- a CDS encoding recombinase family protein: MRKPATGPRRAAYYLRISQDREFDGLAIDRQLEDCRELARREGWTLIEPPYVDQSKTATYANKVRERYDDMVRDYLAGAFTALVIYDLDRFTRQPRELEDWIDAAKTRGLLLKSVSGDVDLTNENGLLIAGIKVQVARAEMMRKAARQSRAQKQRAQLGKAPKGMRPLGYRVNGDVVPDEADAVRAIYAAFTRAEAPESLRSLARGLSGTQEVPGITKRPKHTHLVSIEREDARRARAAKDNKPYEFDPKRIKPDGPWSPSTVLGILRNPRYAQMSTYTPKEYHADGNRRRTWRAQIVRDEAGEPVRGKWDAIVDDETWWRAQEILDDADRVTNTSGSTKRKHLGSGLYRCGEVVEVDGSVCGKKVTGATRGYRCAGHVMRTGPAIDAYVTDMVAARLGQPDALRRKQRVEDGPETLGINAAISEQRAKIIRAQRDYDAEEIEARDLRRVRDAAEARIHELEAQRLLVGNLGALAPILNADDPPKAFRGGSLELRRQVIDLMATVTLYPQPKGRKGFNPASVDIEFHDAGSTEQQSTHDAHATRADEQHPDRSTQADGDPSVSVLPDSLVPSANEGDQG; this comes from the coding sequence ATGAGGAAGCCCGCCACCGGACCCCGTCGAGCCGCCTACTACTTGAGGATCAGCCAGGACCGCGAGTTCGACGGCCTCGCCATCGACCGCCAGCTCGAAGACTGCCGGGAGCTTGCGAGGCGCGAGGGCTGGACCCTCATCGAACCCCCCTACGTTGACCAGAGCAAGACGGCCACCTACGCGAACAAGGTCCGCGAACGCTACGACGACATGGTGCGCGACTACCTCGCGGGAGCCTTCACCGCCCTCGTGATCTACGACCTCGACAGGTTCACCCGCCAGCCCCGGGAGCTGGAGGACTGGATCGACGCCGCCAAGACCCGTGGACTCCTGCTCAAGAGCGTGTCGGGGGACGTCGATCTCACCAACGAGAACGGCCTGCTCATCGCCGGGATCAAGGTCCAGGTGGCCCGCGCCGAGATGATGCGGAAGGCCGCGCGCCAGTCCCGCGCCCAGAAGCAGCGCGCCCAGCTCGGCAAGGCCCCCAAGGGCATGAGGCCGCTCGGCTACCGGGTCAACGGCGACGTCGTCCCCGACGAGGCCGACGCGGTGAGGGCGATCTACGCCGCCTTCACCCGCGCCGAGGCCCCGGAGTCGCTGCGCTCGCTCGCACGCGGCCTGAGCGGCACCCAGGAGGTCCCCGGCATCACCAAGAGGCCGAAGCACACCCACCTGGTCTCGATCGAGCGGGAGGACGCTCGCAGGGCGCGCGCGGCCAAGGACAACAAGCCGTACGAGTTCGACCCCAAGCGGATCAAGCCCGACGGCCCGTGGTCGCCCTCGACGGTGCTCGGCATCCTCCGCAATCCGCGCTACGCCCAGATGAGCACCTACACCCCGAAGGAGTACCACGCCGACGGCAACCGTCGCCGGACGTGGCGCGCCCAGATCGTCCGCGACGAGGCCGGGGAGCCGGTGCGCGGCAAGTGGGACGCCATCGTCGACGACGAGACGTGGTGGCGCGCCCAGGAGATCCTCGACGACGCCGACAGGGTCACCAACACCTCGGGGTCGACCAAGCGCAAGCACCTCGGCAGCGGCCTCTACCGATGCGGTGAGGTGGTCGAGGTCGACGGCTCCGTCTGCGGCAAGAAGGTCACCGGGGCCACGCGGGGCTACAGGTGCGCCGGCCACGTGATGAGGACCGGCCCGGCGATCGACGCCTACGTCACCGACATGGTCGCGGCCAGGCTCGGCCAGCCCGACGCGCTGCGCCGCAAGCAGCGGGTCGAGGACGGCCCCGAGACGCTCGGGATCAACGCCGCGATCAGCGAGCAGCGAGCCAAGATCATCCGTGCCCAGCGCGACTACGACGCCGAGGAGATCGAGGCCAGGGACCTCAGGCGGGTCCGCGACGCCGCCGAGGCGCGCATCCACGAGCTGGAGGCCCAGCGGCTCCTGGTCGGCAACCTCGGGGCGCTGGCGCCGATCCTCAACGCCGACGACCCGCCCAAGGCGTTCCGCGGGGGCTCGCTGGAGCTGCGCCGCCAGGTGATCGACCTCATGGCCACGGTGACGCTCTACCCGCAGCCCAAGGGCCGCAAGGGGTTCAACCCGGCCTCGGTCGACATCGAGTTCCACGACGCCGGCTCCACCGAGCAGCAGTCCACGCACGACGCCCACGCCACCCGTGCCGACGAGCAGCACCCCGACCGCTCGACCCAAGCCGACGGCGACCCGAGCGTGTCAGTCCTCCCCGATAGCCTTGTTCCGTCGGCGAACGAGGGAGATCAGGGCTGA
- a CDS encoding helix-turn-helix domain-containing protein, producing MCIALHTCEAAVAPRASSPNPPVVRPALQQEWFTLQEVEQLGFPTYATLRRYIADGVLVAHKIGGRVRVHRDALDALPQRINLREREVESVEAAIDRIVAAAPALSDEQCRRLAAAFGGAS from the coding sequence GTGTGCATCGCACTGCACACCTGCGAGGCCGCCGTGGCTCCCCGAGCCAGCTCCCCCAACCCACCTGTCGTCCGCCCTGCCCTCCAGCAGGAGTGGTTCACCCTCCAGGAAGTCGAGCAGCTCGGCTTCCCGACGTACGCCACGCTTCGGCGCTACATCGCCGATGGCGTCCTGGTCGCCCACAAGATCGGCGGCCGTGTCCGGGTGCACCGCGACGCCCTGGACGCACTGCCCCAGCGGATCAACCTCCGCGAGCGGGAGGTCGAGTCCGTCGAGGCCGCCATCGACCGCATCGTCGCGGCTGCACCGGCGCTATCTGATGAGCAGTGCCGCCGCCTGGCGGCCGCCTTCGGCGGTGCGTCGTGA